A region of Dioscorea cayenensis subsp. rotundata cultivar TDr96_F1 chromosome 5, TDr96_F1_v2_PseudoChromosome.rev07_lg8_w22 25.fasta, whole genome shotgun sequence DNA encodes the following proteins:
- the LOC120261776 gene encoding probable protein phosphatase 2C 41 — MERLCCFKVGYSQSSSSAGKGKSCQGSNRVTYGFSLVKGKASHPMEDYHVAKFAVLKGHELGLFAIFDGHLGDSVPSYLQKHLFANILKEEEFWSHPDRAITKAYDKTDKAILSHSPDLGRGGSTAVTAILIDGTKLWVANIGDSRAVLAKGRQVIQMTVDHEPSTERGSIETRGGFVSNMPGDVPRVNGQLAVSRAFGDKSLKSHLRSDPDICAQDVDSEAELLILASDGLWKVVNNEEAVDIARKCKDAQTAARQLTTVAVDRDSKDDISCIVVRFRS; from the exons ATGGAGAGGTTATGCTGCTTCAAGGTTGGGTATTCCCAG TCTTCTTCCAGTGCTGGCAAAGGAAAGAGCTGTCAGGGCTCCAACAGGGTCACTTATGGATTCAGCCTTGTTAAAGGGAAGGCTAGTCATCCAATGGAGGATTATCATGTTGCTAAGTTTGCTGTGCTAAAGGGACATGAGCTTGGTTTGTTTGCCATTTTTGATGGCCATTTGGGCGACAGCGTACCATCATACTTGCAGAAGCACCTATTTGCAAACATTTTGAAAGAG GAAGAATTCTGGTCTCATCCGGACAGAGCCATTACAAAAGCATACGACAAGACTGACAAGGCAATTCTTTCCCACAGTCCAGATTTGGGGCGAGGTGGATCCACCGCTGTTACTGCTATTCTCATTGACGGAACAAAGTTGTGGGTAGCTAACATTGGTGACTCACGAGCTGTTCTTGCAAAAGGTCGACAAGTGATACAAATGACAGTAGATCATGAACCAAGCACGGAACGTGGAAGTATTGAGACAAGAGGAGGCTTTGTCTCAAACATGCCAG GGGATGTTCCAAGAGTAAATGGTCAATTAGCTGTTTCCAGAGCTTTCGGAGACAAGAGTCTCAAGTCGCACTTGCGGTCAGATCCTGATATATGCGCACAAGATGTTGATTCAGAGGCAGAGCTACTCATCCTTGCAAGTGATGGCCTGTGGAAG GTGGTGAACAATGAAGAGGCAGTTGATATTGCAAGAAAATGCAAGGATGCCCAAACAGCAGCGAGACAGCTAACCACCGTCGCTGTGGATAGAGACAGTAAAGATGACATTTCCTGCATCGTCGTTCGATTCAGGTCGTGA